The Cervus canadensis isolate Bull #8, Minnesota chromosome 5, ASM1932006v1, whole genome shotgun sequence genome contains the following window.
TTCATGGGGGGGTGCTGGGCAGACCCAGGCTGACCCTGGTGGGGCGGCCACCCCCCCACTCTCCCCTGTACTGCCGGGCGGGGTGTGGCCAGCCAGCAAGTGTTGCTCCTGGCCGCACTCACGAGGGCTGGTGTAGCTGTAGCAGCCTGGGGGGCCGGCGGGGCGCAGCAGTAAGGTCCGGGTCTCACACTGGTCTTTCCTGTGGGCAGGTCATcctggggtcaggggtcaggcGTTGGGGGTGTCCCCAGACTGCGACCCTGCGCCGGGAGCATCTGGGCCCCAGATGCCCGCCCCGCCGCCCACCTGAGGAAGGTAGAGGTGAGGTTGAGGCCACCGTCCGCCGCGGGGCCCACCACAGACTTGCACATGGACAGCACCTTCTTCTTCTCCAGGAACCAGCTCGAGTTGGAGGCGAGGCCCGAGGTGAACCAGAGCCCCAGGAACTGCGGCGACAGGACCCCACTCCGGTCGGCCGGGACCCTCCAGGACCCGCCGGAGGTGGGCGGCCCGCCTGGCTGCGTCCCCCGCCCTCcggcccacccctcccccccttccccccttcccccttcccccctgCTCCGGCGCGGCCCCGCCCGCTcaccccggccccgcccccccgCGGGGTCCCGCTCCCGCCTGCCCGGGGCCGGCGGTAGAGGGCGCCGGGCCGTCCCTAGCGGGGTCGGATGCGGGGCGCGAGGCGCGGGGCGCGGGGTTGGAAGACCCGCTCCAACGTGCTCCCGCAGAATCCCCGCAGGCTCCTGCGCGCGTGTTCACGCGGGGGAGGGGGCGCGCACCGGGGCGCACTCGGTTCTGACGCCATTCCTGGCGCCACCCCGACCTCCTCCGTCATCTGCGCGCTCGCGCACGGAGGTGTGTCCCCGGCCCAGGTGTGGAAGGTGTGCCTATTTTCCCTGGGCGTCGTGAGCTCGTTGGGCTAACCGTGTTGGGTTAGGGGTGGCGGGCGCGCAGGTGGCCCGCGGGTCTGACGAGCGCGCGCTCCCGCTCACAGGCGCGTCCCTGCCCGTCGGTGAATCGCCTGGGGAGGCCTCTCCCGGTCAGCCTTCTCCCGACGGGCCAGCCCTCCTTCTCTTCTGCTCCCCCTTCCCAGGGAGAGCACCCCACTCCCCACGGGTACCGTCCTGTCTCTGCGCCAGGCAGGGAGCCCTCACCTTGTCCTCTTGGAAGTTGGGCTGCAGGGCGGCCTGGGCGGGGGCTGGGGTCTGCAGGACCCCCAGGACCCCCAGCAGGAGCAGCCCCATCCACAGCCTGTTCGGAGTGGCCATTCTCCCAGGACTGGGCTGGCGGCACAGGCAGAGAGACAggcgggaggcagggaggccacccGGAGACCCCTATTTATGGGCCTGGCTTGGCCTCCACCCAGGCCCAAGGACAGCCCACTGCAGGCTCGTGACGCGGGGGGAGGACAGGGCAGTGGCGGCCTCACCCCCACAGGGCTGCTTATGTAAGAGGCACCGACTGGGACGGCCTGCGCCTGCCCCCCGGCCCAGCTGGGGGGCAGAGGCCCCGCACGGCgggcccctcctccagcctcgGAAGGCCCAGCCCAGCAGCCTGGTTGGGGGCAGGGGCAAGGGCCTTGGTG
Protein-coding sequences here:
- the PTGDS gene encoding prostaglandin-H2 D-isomerase, producing MATPNRLWMGLLLLGVLGVLQTPAPAQAALQPNFQEDKFLGLWFTSGLASNSSWFLEKKKVLSMCKSVVGPAADGGLNLTSTFLRKDQCETRTLLLRPAGPPGCYSYTSPHWSSTHEVSVVETDYETYALLSTESVRGPGQDFHMATLYSRTQTPRAEVKEKFTTFAKSLGFTEEGIVFLPKTEKCMEEHT